One region of Polynucleobacter paneuropaeus genomic DNA includes:
- a CDS encoding BrnA antitoxin family protein, which produces MNENLEFFKETKNPYVSQSKRSITIRLDEDAIAYFKSASERVGIPYQSLINLYLRDCASSNRKLNLRWK; this is translated from the coding sequence ATGAATGAAAATTTAGAATTTTTCAAAGAAACTAAAAATCCATATGTATCTCAATCTAAGAGGTCAATAACGATTCGCCTTGATGAAGACGCTATTGCTTATTTCAAATCAGCATCTGAACGTGTAGGTATACCGTATCAAAGTTTGATTAATCTATATTTACGTGACTGCGCTTCTTCTAATCGGAAGCTGAATCTTCGTTGGAAGTAA
- a CDS encoding flagellin N-terminal helical domain-containing protein, whose translation MSTLSALAPTLSTRVQNLQSEISSVQTELASGLRTLNPGERGVVTRLSAQVAGYNTVQNNIAFGQNIVGVAQTGLTSIASIIQQMRGLATQASSAGLSVDDLTSLNTTFQSLKTQVSNIANSATVNGSNLLKPLILTSQSQSDTYLYINILGSSQGVKSYKVGANGTLSLANSVDIPGSASITVNPAGTYLYAGSGYNGNTISEFSIGIDGTLTPLSPPSVTAGLYPYVVTINPAGTYAYVNNVRDGTIGMYSIGNDGVLSLLSTPTIATNYPQYPLAITPDGKYAYSPNYMARSISMYSIGNDGVLVPLSTPTIATSTLPATITINPAGTYAYVKDNSGGNNLLTFSIGSNGVLTQVDSNIINGMLKITINPAGTLAYISKYIGGVGTIEIYSIGNNGSLTASGLPTVTTGAGSNPNLIINPSGTNAYAMSSLDSKIYMYSIGSDGSLVPSDPASLGVQNGSPGSFSPAFVVKEYPPIQSNASSSIQVQTSISGEGGTTIQGQPADATSLGIDTLNILNVTNGKAAIQALVAALNSVSNKQSALSAYSVGLVAVKDSASSLAIGLQGTIDSIQNIDATALQAKLQSLNNQQSIDYYLVSQMNSASAALLSIFR comes from the coding sequence GTGAGCACTTTATCGGCATTAGCTCCCACCTTATCGACTCGAGTACAAAATCTCCAGTCTGAAATCAGTTCAGTACAAACTGAACTGGCTAGTGGCTTGCGCACTTTAAATCCTGGAGAGCGTGGTGTTGTGACACGATTGAGTGCTCAAGTGGCGGGATACAACACAGTTCAAAACAATATTGCTTTTGGACAAAATATTGTCGGTGTTGCTCAGACTGGACTAACTAGCATTGCATCGATTATTCAACAAATGCGAGGTTTGGCAACACAAGCAAGTAGTGCTGGGTTAAGTGTGGATGACTTAACCTCCTTAAATACAACATTTCAGTCTTTAAAGACGCAAGTTAGCAACATTGCTAACAGTGCTACCGTTAATGGATCAAATTTGTTAAAGCCATTAATTTTGACCTCACAATCTCAGTCAGATACTTACTTATATATCAATATATTGGGATCCTCGCAAGGTGTGAAGTCGTATAAAGTTGGAGCTAACGGAACGCTTAGCCTTGCCAATAGCGTTGATATTCCTGGTTCTGCATCAATAACAGTTAACCCGGCGGGCACTTATCTTTATGCGGGTTCAGGGTATAACGGAAACACCATTTCTGAGTTTTCAATTGGAATCGATGGCACCCTTACTCCATTGAGTCCTCCTTCAGTCACCGCAGGACTTTATCCCTATGTGGTGACAATAAACCCTGCTGGAACATACGCTTATGTTAATAATGTGAGGGATGGCACCATTGGAATGTATTCAATTGGGAATGATGGTGTACTTTCGCTCTTAAGTACGCCTACTATTGCCACAAATTACCCGCAGTATCCATTGGCCATCACTCCAGATGGTAAATATGCATATTCACCAAATTATATGGCCCGTTCAATTTCAATGTATTCAATTGGGAATGATGGGGTGTTAGTTCCTCTATCGACGCCAACAATAGCAACAAGCACCCTTCCCGCAACAATAACAATCAATCCAGCAGGTACTTATGCATATGTAAAAGATAACTCTGGCGGAAATAATTTATTAACCTTTTCCATAGGCAGCAATGGAGTGCTAACTCAAGTTGATAGCAACATTATCAATGGAATGTTAAAAATTACTATTAATCCAGCTGGAACCCTTGCATACATCAGCAAGTATATTGGAGGAGTGGGCACGATTGAAATATATTCAATTGGTAATAATGGATCCCTCACTGCTTCAGGTTTGCCTACTGTAACTACTGGTGCTGGAAGTAATCCCAATCTAATTATTAACCCGTCTGGAACTAACGCCTATGCAATGAGCTCTTTGGACAGCAAAATTTATATGTACTCAATCGGATCTGATGGCTCACTTGTGCCATCAGATCCGGCTAGTTTAGGTGTGCAAAATGGCTCACCCGGATCCTTTAGTCCCGCTTTTGTGGTCAAAGAATATCCACCAATACAATCCAATGCATCATCAAGTATCCAGGTTCAAACTAGCATATCTGGGGAAGGTGGTACAACTATTCAAGGTCAGCCCGCAGATGCAACTAGTTTGGGAATCGATACCTTAAATATTCTTAATGTAACTAATGGGAAGGCGGCAATTCAAGCTTTAGTTGCCGCTTTAAACTCGGTTTCGAACAAACAATCTGCATTAAGCGCTTATTCAGTTGGATTAGTTGCCGTGAAAGACTCTGCCAGTAGCCTCGCTATTGGTCTTCAAGGCACGATTGATTCTATTCAAAATATTGATGCTACTGCCTTACAAGCAAAGTTACAAAGTCTTAATAACCAGCAGAGCATCGACTATTACTTAGTAAGTCAAATGAATTCAGCATCAGCTGCCTTACTTTCAATTTTTAGGTAA